The sequence below is a genomic window from Vicinamibacteria bacterium.
ACCATCAGCAAGATAGCGCCTTTTCCGCTCATCGCGAGTCGAGACTTCACCGAGAATGCGCATAGAGTCTATGTGCCCCGCCTCCCCGGCGCGTAAAATTTATGACTCGTCGAGCTCGAGGCCGTGCTTGCGAAGGTAATAGCTCAGATTTCGCGGATCGATCCCGAGAAGCCGCGCGGCGTCCTTGCGCGTGAGCCGCGACCGGCGGAGCGCCTCCTGGATGAGCTGCCGCTCGAGCCGCGCGAGCGCGCTTCGGAGATTGAGATCGGCCGAGTCTTCCGACTTCGCCGACGCTCCCCCCGCGGGAAGCAAATCCAGATCGAGAAGGCCTCCCACGGGATCGAGGACGAGCGCGCGCTCGAGCACGTTTCGGAGCTCCCGAACGTTCCCCGGCCAGGAATAGGCCCGAAGCCTCGAGAGCGTCTCGAGAGGAAGCGCCGGCGCCGTCCTCCGCAGCCGGGCCGACACCTCGCCCACGAAATAGCTCGCCAGAAGCGGGATGTCGTCGGGCCGCTCCCGTAGCGGAGGGACCCGGATTCCGAGAACGTTCAGGCGAAAGAAGAGATCGGAGCGGAACGTCCCTTTTGCGACCTCGGCTTCGAGGTCGCTGTTGGTCGACGCGATGACGCGCACGTCGACCCGCGTCGGCCGAGTGTCTCCGAGGCGGTCGAACTCTCCATCCTGGATCACGCGCAGGAGCTTGGCTTGCCCAGCGGCGGGCATGGCCCCGATCTCGTCGAGAAGGAGCGTGCCTCCATGAGCCAGCTGGAACCGGCCCTCGCGATCGGAAGCGGCGCCGGTGAACGAGCCCTTGCGATGGCCGAAGAACTCGCTCTCCCACATCTCGAGAGGAACGGCGGCGCAGTTCACCTTAACGAAAGGCTGGGATGCCCGCGGCGACATTGCGTGGATTCGCCGGGCCAGAAGCTCTTTTCCGGTGCCGGTCTCGCCGACGAGCAGCACCGAAGAGTCGGCGGCGGCAGCGGCATCCACCATTTTCATGACCCGACGCCAGGCAGCGCTCTCGCCAATCGGCACTGACGGTCCGAAAGACGCGCTCTTTCGGAGGTAGAGCAGCTCCCGACGAAGGGAGCGAGAGCTCATCGCCCGTTCGATTACCACCTCCAGAGCTTCCGGCTCGACGGGCTTTAGGACATAGTCGCTCGCTCCCGCGCGGAGACAGGCGACCGCGGAGGCCACCGTGCCGTGGCCAGTAAGGATGACGACGGGAAGCTCGGGATAATCCACCTGGAAACGCCGCACGAGCTCGAGGCCGTCCGCCTCGGGCATGCGGAGATCGGAAAGGACCACGTCCACGGGAGAGCGGGCGAGGATGTCCGCTGCCTCGGCGACGGAGCCCGCGGGCTCGGCCTCGAAGCCACGCTTGTTCAGGATCGCGACGAGCGACTCTCGAACGTAAGCCTCGTCCTCGACGACCAGCACTCTCCCACGATGAGCCATCGTTTTCTCCGTCAATGGGTCGGGAGCGCCAGGCGGAAGACGCTCCCCCCTCCTTCGCGGGAGAAAACCGCCAACTCCCCTTCGTGCTGTTTCACGATGCCGTGGCAGATGGAGAGCCCCAGCCCGGTCGAGCTCTTGGTCGTGAAGAAAGGCTCGAAGATACGCTCGCGATCCGCCTCGGGCACGCCTTGCCCTCGATCGGCGAACTCCGCCACCGCGAGACCGTTCTCGGATCGCGTGCTCACCCGGACCTCGCCGCCATTCGGCTGGACCTCGCAAGCGTTCAAGATCAGGTTCAGGGTCACCTGCCCGAGCGTCACCCGGTTGCCCCGAACGAGAAGCGGGCCCGAAGCGAAGTCCAGCT
It includes:
- a CDS encoding sigma-54 dependent transcriptional regulator — its product is MAHRGRVLVVEDEAYVRESLVAILNKRGFEAEPAGSVAEAADILARSPVDVVLSDLRMPEADGLELVRRFQVDYPELPVVILTGHGTVASAVACLRAGASDYVLKPVEPEALEVVIERAMSSRSLRRELLYLRKSASFGPSVPIGESAAWRRVMKMVDAAAAADSSVLLVGETGTGKELLARRIHAMSPRASQPFVKVNCAAVPLEMWESEFFGHRKGSFTGAASDREGRFQLAHGGTLLLDEIGAMPAAGQAKLLRVIQDGEFDRLGDTRPTRVDVRVIASTNSDLEAEVAKGTFRSDLFFRLNVLGIRVPPLRERPDDIPLLASYFVGEVSARLRRTAPALPLETLSRLRAYSWPGNVRELRNVLERALVLDPVGGLLDLDLLPAGGASAKSEDSADLNLRSALARLERQLIQEALRRSRLTRKDAARLLGIDPRNLSYYLRKHGLELDES